Within Glycine soja cultivar W05 unplaced genomic scaffold, ASM419377v2 tig00032109_1_pilon, whole genome shotgun sequence, the genomic segment AATTATCCAATAACTAGACAGTGCGAAATGATCCTCCATACTCCCAAATTAGTTATTGTTGTCGTACCAAGATTGCTTTTGAAGATAATCGATTATAGTCTTGTCCACCTGGAAAGCTTTGGTGAGAACCTCAGAAGAAATAGGCGGATTAGCTTTAAACAAAGCATTTGCAATAGTGATAGCTCCTGGATTTTGACTGCTAAGGCCAGCAATGGCAACAGCATTGCCATATCCCACATTCAATTGGAAATGAATCAGACCAATTGGGAACACAAACACATCACCCTTGTTCAGCACTTTGGTGAAGAGGCGATTTCCATCTTGATTGGAAGTCACAAATCCAACATAAAGAGTACCCTCAAGGACTATAAGGATCTCAGTGCCGCGAGGGTGAGTGTGGGGAGCGTTCAAACCCTTTGGTGCAAAATCTATGCGAGCCAAAGCTATGCCAAGCGTGTTTAGTCCCGGTAGTTGATCAACAAACACCTGAGTCACGTTTGAACCTACTGGGTTGTCAGTCTTCCCCGGTTCTACATGTCTGAAGAAATCTTCAGCTTTGACAAGCTTAGGGTCCTTGCAAAATTTCCCGTTCACAAACACTACAAATACAAGGCAAAAGgtcttaattaataaaaatcatcaatcacaataatTCTAGACAACGTCTATATATATGATGTCAATGGTATAAGGATTAATGTTTTTACATACCACCATCTTTTTCTTTGGCTGCCACACAGAAATCTTGCAGAGGACTAGGATCATAGGCAGAGACAAGAGAGGATGTCAAAGCCAAGATGGCAACAAGGAAGTACACAACTTTCATTGTTTTTCCTTAGTAATACACTCTTAAACAATTGTGCTATATGTAATTGCTTGTGATGATTGAATTGTGATTTATGTAGAGCTTGCTGATTGCTATTTATGAGTATGAAGCATTGAATTGGTTTGCAATTTATCTTGAccgtaattaattatttatttgatgagGAATCATTCCTTAACAACTACATGCGTGCCTAGTCAATGTGTAGACGTAGTAGTAGACGCTCTACAGGAAAAAGCAAGTGTTTCGTACCTcgtctatttt encodes:
- the LOC114404396 gene encoding germin-like protein subfamily 1 member 7, with the protein product MKVVYFLVAILALTSSLVSAYDPSPLQDFCVAAKEKDGVFVNGKFCKDPKLVKAEDFFRHVEPGKTDNPVGSNVTQVFVDQLPGLNTLGIALARIDFAPKGLNAPHTHPRGTEILIVLEGTLYVGFVTSNQDGNRLFTKVLNKGDVFVFPIGLIHFQLNVGYGNAVAIAGLSSQNPGAITIANALFKANPPISSEVLTKAFQVDKTIIDYLQKQSWYDNNN